One segment of Ziziphus jujuba cultivar Dongzao chromosome 12, ASM3175591v1 DNA contains the following:
- the LOC107429125 gene encoding uncharacterized protein LOC107429125, with product MGSATSSMAAKFAFFPPDPPSYNLYLDESTGKMRMSDVHPREDVDVMKLITKKGNEIVAMYVKNPSASLTLLYSHGNAADLGQMYHIFTELSLQLGVNLMGYDYSGYGQSNGKPSEQDTYADIEAAYKCLEETYGVREEDIILYGQSVGSGPALELAIRLPHLRAVVLHSPILSGLRVMYPVKRTFWFDIYKNIDKIPLVNCPVLVIHGTEDEIVDFSHGKQLWELCREKYEPLWLKGGNHCNLEAYPEYLKHLKKFISAIEKLPRIGNVSEQATDQLECASKTTDQNAEKGRSSTDHREKSRSSTGQREKSRLSTDSREKSRSSTDRREKSRRSMDRSGKARNSTDQSERARNSFDRLGDMVRSVGLCNVDCLKQAASEA from the exons ATGGGGTCTGCAACATCTTCAATGGCTGCAAAATTTGCATTTTTCCCACCCGACCCTCCTTCATATAACTTGTATCTGGATGAATCAACAGGCAAGATGAGGATGTCAGATGTTCATCCTAGAGAGGATGTTGATGTTATGAAGTTGATCACCAAGAAAGGGAATGAGATAGTGGCTATGTACGTTAAAAACCCTTCAGCTTCACTAACACTGCTTTATTCTCATGGAAATGCTGCTGATCTTGGTCAGATGTATCACATTTTCACTGAGCTTAGTCTTCAATTGGGTGTTAATCTTATGGG GTATGATTATTCTGGCTATGGACAATCTAATGGAAAG CCAAGTGAGCAGGACACCTATGCAGACATAGAGGCTGCGTATAAATGTCTCGAAGAAACATATGGTGTGAGAGAGGAAGACATTATATTGTATGGGCAGTCAGTTGGAAGTGGACCTGCTTTGGAGTTAGCTATTCGATTGCCTCACTTGAGAGCTGTAGTCCTGCATAGTCCAATCTTGTCTGGCCTTCGAGTTATGTATCCTGTCAAGCGAACATTCTGGTTCGACATTTATAAG AATATCGACAAAATTCCACTCGTCAACTGTCCAGTTTTGGTAATTCAT GGAACTGAAGATGAAATTGTAGATTTCTCTCATGGTAAGCAGCTATGGGAGCTTTGCAGAGAGAAGTATGAGCCATTGTGGCTTAAAGGAGGAAATCATTGTAACTTGGAAGCTTATCCAGAGTACTTGAAGCACCTCAAAAAGTTCATATCTGCCATAGAGAAACTTCCACGTATTGGAAATGTTAGCGAGCAAGCTACAGATCAACTTGAGTGTGCTTCAAAGACCACAGATCAAAATGCAGAGAAGGGAAGGTCAAGCACTGACCATAGAGAGAAGTCTAGGTCTAGTACCGGGCAAAGAGAAAAATCTAGGCTGAGCACAGACAGCAGAGAGAAATCAAGAAGCAGCACCGACAGGAGGGAGAAATCAAGAAGGAGCATGGATCGATCTGGGAAGGCAAGGAACAGCACGGATCAGTCAGAGAGAGCACGAAACAGCTTCGATCG CTTAGGAGATATGGTGAGATCAGTTGGATTATGCAATGTAGATTGTTTAAAGCAAGCAGCTTCAGAGGCTTGA